In Pleuronectes platessa chromosome 8, fPlePla1.1, whole genome shotgun sequence, the genomic stretch ATCCACCAATCTCACAGTCTTCCAAAATATAAGAAACACGAGCGTTCTGGTTTTCATCGGGGTCTTTAGCATTAACACTTAATACAGAAACGCCGGGGGAGTTATTCTCTGTTATGAAAGCACTGTAAAGACCTCTTGGAAATACGGGGGCATTGTCGTTGACATCCGAGACCTTTAAATAAAACGTTCTTTTAGTTGATAGGGGAGGAGATCCGGCGTCTGACGCAATGACAGTGATGTTCCACTCTGACAGGTGTTCACGATCTAATGGGGCATCAGTTAACAATGCATAATAATTTCTCACGTTGGATTTAATTTTAAAAGGAACACTGCCTTCGATCGAGCACCTTATTTGACCGTTTTCACCCGAATCAGCATCTTTAACATTAATTATGCCGATGGTGGTACCAGCAGGCGAGTCTTCCGAAACAGAGCTTGTGAATGACATAACGTTAATGACCGGAGCGTTATCATTTACATCTATAACCTCAATTTCAACTTTACTTGAATCTGTTAGTCCTCCCTGATCTTTAGCTTCCACTCTGAACtcaatttttttgtctttttcaaaaTCGATTTCCTTCGCCACATAAATTCTCCCTGTAGCCTCATCTATGTTAAACAAATCAGCTATTCCTGCTTTtgactttgagaaaaaaaacgttactcggCCGTTTGAACCGCTATCTGCGTCGCTTGCATTCACGGTAAAAATGGGAGTACCCTTTGGTGCGTTTTCGATTACAGTTCCCTTATATATCGATTGATTAAAGACAGGAGAATTATCATTAATATCCAAGACATTTATACCTATATTTACTGTACCGGATCTCTGTGGATTTCCTCCGTCCACTGCCAACAACTTCAGAGACAGGCGTGGCTGTTCTTCTCGGTCTAATGATTTCTGAAGCACAATTTCAGCATATTTACTGCCATCCGGATAAACATTCTGTTTCAACGCAAAGTTGTCATTGGGGGTTAAAATGTAGTTCTGCAGCCCGTTTGGCCCAACGTCAGCATCGTCCGCACTCCCCAAAACAAAACGGGAGCCGAGTGCGGTTGATTCGCTTATTTCAAATTCCTGATGGCTGTTTTGAAAAGTGGGAGCGTTGTCGTTTACGTCCAGTACCTCTATGGTCACAGGGTGCAGCTCCATGGGGCTTTCCAGTAAAATCTCAAAGGTAAAGCTACACGGTGTCACGTCACCACAAAGCTGCTCTCGGTCTATTCGCTCATTCACGACCAAGGTCCCTTTGTCTGTCTTCAGCTCGGTGTACTGGATGCTCTCTCCGGTCACGATGCGGGCCCGACCAGAACGAAGCCTTTTTAAATCCAAACCCAGGTCTTGTGCGATGTTACCAACAAGGGACcctttcttcatctcctctgggATCGAATATCGGATCTGTCCCTCCgtttgaagaagaaaaataagctgcaacataaatacataaaccgCCCCTCGTAATCGCCATTTTAGTCCTCCCTCTCGATGATGTTCTATAAATGCCATGTGAAAAGGACGTCTGAGCAAAACAAAGCAGATTTCAACTCAATGAGAAAATCGCAAATATTACAGACTGATTTCTATTAGCGTTTGAATCGAAATCAAACGTGTAAGAACTCCAGTTCGTAGGAGACGCAGATCATCTCCGCCTGTAAAAACGCAGTGACAGGGGAGGGAACGACACTGCCCCACAATGAAAGGTTGAATTGATTTACCAGACAACAGCGTCACTTAGAGGATAATACATGAACATTGTATAACCAGACATTATATCATGAGTTTTCTGATGATattcttttaaataaacacacgTGTATGATTGCAAATTCAAATTCTATAGGTAATGTACATTTTGTACAGCCAATAAGATTTCCCCTCGGAGAATGATCAAGTATTACTGAATATGAAAGATCTATTTACAGTTTTATGAATGGGCctcaatctttaaaaaaagaaatctaatAGAAAAGAAacggaaaaaaagaggaataagAGGGTGCAAATAAGTGATTGGTAAAAACGTTATTTGCTCTTTATATTATAGGAGTTGTATTTAATCATCCTAAATTTGTGTGATGtcattaaaatgtgtatttgtcctTATAAAAGAACAGTAGGGAAGCAATGAGTATCTTCAGGAATGGAAAAAAGAACTAAACAGATAAATAGACAATTTGGCTCTATGAACAAAGTACTGCAATATAATACTAGTTTGCAAGGAATATTTAGCAACaatttgttattatttgctACCCTATAAGGtgttattatatgtattattattattactcgAGTAGTACCAGACGTAAGAGCAGTAGTAATGGTATAAGTATTTAGAACGGGCAATATCTCAGCGCAAAACCCactttcagcaccatggacagagcCAGCCGGAGCCCGATCACCattcatttacagtttttctccattgctttgggtcatttcacgaaacagaaatgacattctcaaaacaacacgtgcaaacctccaaaccactgggcacttgttcacaacagattggaatatctcattcctttaatcaaattgcaattgtattagcacatcctttcaaggacaagtacaatttccaacagcttgcacaaatttcaaatgatttagaacacctttgcaaacggttaggtacaattgccttcagttagcccaattaccaattgaatatatattgctggtgaaaactgactgtcgcttctcagtcaagtggttgttctctgcagaacatgttggcataatttcattgtgtacatcatcacctgcacaatagttcactccactgtcaaaatcgtacaggcacataataccatgaaaaacatcatggtatatactgtaataaggatatcttggatcattggcttaattttcaggtgcaactagaactttagtaatcaaggttgagtttcacacacctgatcaccaatcacacagtaagtttacagtttttctcaattgctttggctcatttcacgaaacagaaatgacattctcagagctctaagtgcaattggcaaaatagcccatatggttcagcacaactacatagatcaccttcaaaaggtcatatctcactatgccaaattttagttttgatgtgcttattgtttgacagtatattgtgctgtacacattttctgttactgtaagcatggtgtatggcaattactgtaacaatttccatggcagtatgagttcaataaacatattttatgtgaaaccttgaattaatctttttctgtttgatacacataatattctggaaggaaaacatctactgtaaccattcagtgaccattcaaggactgagccaagattgaaatgtgcacatgagggatatttctatggtccactgccatactgactaAACATCTAAACaatttgacctgtagtgtttaaacaatgccaaagggacttttcattttgggggcactgactatttgtatgagaaaaggatttagttttgactgatgagtttgctgttttgggagagatatgaccttttaaAGGTGTGCTaaggagttttgctgaaccatctatgttattttgagagatgagccacagcaatcgagaaggaaattttcattttgggggcattgactatttatatgagaaaatgatttggttttgaaacttgagttaactgttttgggtgagatatgaccttttgaaggtgatctatgtagttgtgctgaaccatatgggctattttgccatttgcacttagagctctgagaatgtcatttctgtttcgtgaaatgatccaaagcaatggagaaaaactgtaaacatgCTGCGCTCTGTGCTTACTTTCTCATGTGCCCACAACCGGTATCAATTTAAAGcttaaatgtaaacataaataacattatGTTGACAAATGTTGGAGtcaatttgatttcaattaaaCCTGAGGGACAGACTTACCAGAGTAGACATGCAAGTTACTACTGATGACTGCTCTCTATTATGCAAAGTTTCAGTTCCAGCGCCATCCACACTCAACAGATCTTGACTCATTGGCTGCATATATTTCGTGTCACCCTTTCTGGAGTCAGTCGTCCTGCACACCTCGTAATTGTAGACCTGTTGGAGAGTCCCTGTCCCTAAAGTGTCTGAGTAACGTAGTGGATAATATGGAATCACAAGGAGGTTGGAGTGATACAGGACGCGAGACTGTCTCCATCTGTAGATTTTCACTGCGATAATAACCACTACacacgtgatgaagaggaaggaaactaCAGCCAGAGCCAACACTAAGTACAAAGTCAGGTTGTCGTTGTACTCCTTGTCGTGCGTAAAGTCAGTGAACTCCGACAGCACTTCTGGGAAGCTGTCCGCCACGTTAATAACGAATGTGGCTGAAAAAGAGGGCTGCCCATTGTCTTCCACTCTAACACTCAGTCTTTGTTTCACTGCATCTTTATCAGTAAATTGACGGATAGTATGTAGAAGTCAAGTTTTCTGATAATAcacaataaatatgaattacaaaaaacaaatgtgtcagTATCGGGACCCTGCCACTTACCCCCACATCTTTTTTTAGAGCAACAGCTCCGTCTTAAATGTAAGGAATTTAtctaataatttttttatagcaaggacagacagacagacaggcatacaggcagatagatagatagatagatagatagatagatagatagatagatagatagatagatagatagatagatagatagatagatagatagatagatagatagatagatagatagatagatagatagatagatagatagatagatagatagatagatagatagatagatagatagatagatagatagatagatagatagatagatagatagatagatagatagatagatagatagatagatagatagatagatagatagatagatagatagatagatagatagatagatagatagatagatagatagatagatcatcTCTTCTCTCATTAACCAGTCTAACTGATAAATCCAGTGACCTACATTTGAGCAGTGGAATTATCATCCATTACGAAACTACTGCAATGCTCACCCACAAGCAAGAACGGATAAACATTTTACAGCAGTATATTTCTTCTGTATGTTCCTAAAACATAATGTCTGCATGACTAGGAATAACAATTTTATAGGTCAGGATTTTGCATTTCATCATGttctctcatgcacacacactctttctgtGCCTGACAGCACTCGCACTAACAGCACAAAACATTCCGCACATCATGATTGTGCATTATTCAGGGAGtcactgcagagcagcagccacatttattaatatttatgtaatttaaaGCCTGCAGGGGCCGAATCACACAGCACAGACCAAGAAGGCCAATGCAGCTGCCTGTGTTACACGAACATTCAGTCTTGCAGGAATAAGAAATGTGTCTTATAAACACTCCTAACATATGTTAGCAGGTTTCAACAAGGTTTCCGTGTGGTGAAATAGAGATAAAGAGATGAAGAATGGAGATGGTAAGTGGACTAAACGTAAGTTTGTGTCAATTGTGTTTCATATTGACCGTGGGAATTGAGTTTTGTGTTGATGAGGCTGTAGCAGCCACATAACACAGTATTAAGAAATAGTGTacaatttgacattttaaaagaacGGGAAAAGAAACTGTCTTACCTGCTCGATGAAAGTAGATGGTTGATTCAAGAAGAGCAATGTGGAAAGAAACAAGGAGAAAAGAGATAACAGTTAGTATGAATCCTAATAAAACCCAATCAGATCATTCATATTCATGGATATATCGTTGGCGACGACAAGGCATACATTTTAATAGACTGATAGGAAcaagtgaaaatataaaacaaatacacatggAAACACAGCTTAAAGGGTGTCATTAAAAGATGGATGCTCCTAGGGTTCGATGATGTGTCGAGGTTTTCCAACATGTCCTCCTTTACCTTGCACAACAtgtgtatgtaaataaaaaaaaagattgcccACAGTATTTAAAAACACTAGAGACTCAGTGATGCTTGTGTTAATTGCTAACAGCCATTTTGTTGACATACTTTTCTCTCATGCTCCAATGTTGTCAAATGCATTGCTTAAAACAGTGTTCTCATGACCCAGATAacgttttttctctcttctccatcCCCAGCTGAAAGTAGGAGCACCAATTGGCCCACAGCTACAACACCAAGATGAACACACATGAATTCACATGGGAGTTATTTTGCTGACAAAACTTATCCGCTTCACTGGCATGACACTATCAGtagcagacacacaagcacgcacaagcgcgcgcgcgcacacacgcacacgcacacgcacacgcacacgcacacgcacacgcacacgcacacgcacacgcacacacacacacacacacacacacacacacacacacacacacacacacacacacacacacacacacacacacacacgcacgcacacacgcacgcacgcacgcacacacgcacacacgcacacacgcacacacaccatttgACTGTCGAATTAGACTCTAACCACTGATCTGAATGCAGCTCATGTACTGTGcactttcatgttttctttttttatggttgtatatgtttgtatttcaaATGTTACACTGGATGTTTACTATGGTATGTTGTAATCATGTGCCCTATTAGAGTCTAGGTGATACCTGagctataaaaaaacatgtgttaaaatgaaagaaaaataagcaACACCTTTATCTGTTGTGAGTTGTAACTTTAATTATTTGATTAGCTACAAAAGTATAGTGTTGATATTTTTTTAGTTCTGATCTGCTAGATTGCttttaaattatacattttttactgAACAATAAACTGAGGACACTTGGTCCATGTTTGCACAATGACAACCTACAGAGAAATACATTGTTATGTTGTCAATGATTCTTtgagagacaaacaaaaactaatACCTTTGTTATTCTATTATTCTTTACATTTGCTAGTTTTAAGGGCAGCACTCACGTCACAAGGGCAACAACAATTTAGATAAACAATCCATTCATAATCAGCTCCCCTGGTTAAACACGTCTTACTTCATGTCAGTGGACAAATATATATGATTATCAAAGCTATAATCTCAAATTAGCTGCAAAATTATggtttaaaaatacaatatttaccAAATATCTAGAAGTGTTGTTTTGCATTTACTAAGTACAATTGTCTACAGAAGGTTACTTTTGGTTTAATTCACCAGCATGTTGCACATTCTTGCTGCTCTAACAAGAAGGTTGCAAATAACTGATTAAAGCTTATTGTGTGTAGGAACTCTCTACCATATATAATtattcacattaaaaaaagagaaatcagtTAAGTTAAAGAAGAGGTCTTCAAACTGTCTTTTCTATTGACTGTGGTGCTGACAATTTTTGTTGGGGTGAATTTGTATTACCATGTGCTGTTGTTATGATAACCGTGTGTTTAAGTTTCTGTTACTGAGCTTCTGTGCAGCACGTCATGCAGCTCATGGAGAAGTGTAACACAATCATCACttactgtttatttttcatcagaAATATACAGTCTGTTCAAACATTTTTCAAGTCATGAGATGTAGTGCAAATGTTTTGCTCTTAATGTCTGTCACAACAAATCATGTGTTAGTTTCTGAAAACATAAAAGCATTTTCCAAAAACTGAATTGAGTGTATTCCACCTGAAAGGAGAttgtttttcacaaaactcAAAAACTAGGCAAAGACAAGTTTACCACAGACGTAGCAAAACAACCGTTCcgactatatattatatcaacTGTATCACTCTCAACAGACATATGGGTAAATATAGTCTGAGGACTACCATGCATTGTAAATGCAAAATATAAGACACATCAACATTAGGTGATTGGTTATATTAATCCTCTTAACggacatatttaatatttatatattatgagATTTTATCAGATAGAAACTCATGCTTGTATTTTTCATTAATACCCTACAACCATCTGTTTAGTTTGTTAAGGTGTGACAACAATTCATAATAGCAGATAACaaatcagagaaaaataaacatggcAACCTATCAATCGAGAAAAGAGAGTAAAAGAGTTCAAACTAATGAACAATAATATAATTAAGcaggcaaacaaaacaaacctgaCTGAAGTTACACAAGAAACTGTCTTTAATTTGAACAGCATAATTGCTTTATTCAATCAACCGGCATAgtgttttcaaaatgtatttcataagACACAAGGTTAAGATCACCATCTAAGCGCATGGTCAGATTTCAGGCGAAACAGGAATAAGGTCATATACAAATCTCTAAGACGATTACAAAACATTGGGTTGCACTTACACCATTTTCATCCAAATTCTTGTAGAAAAGTGAACATAACAGTATGGATTTGATTAGTAATTCTATTCTACTTTGATACAAAAATATTGGAATTATAATTAATTGGACAGTCAGAAGGGGCTTGGATTATTTGACCATACTGTATATGTACTATATATGTTATGGTCGATTCTCACTTGACCACGTAGCAAGGATGAGGTACACCTGCCCTCACCTTCAGAGTAGCTCTGTCTGCACTAATGCGCCTCAGGGTGTTTTTCTGATAGGCTGCGCTTCTTTTCttcagtgtgtcagtgtctgtgtttgcgCCAAAACGGAAATCCCCTCGCCACGAGCCAGTGGTCAAGAAGGAATCATAGCGATCATCATTAAGCAGGGTCCCACAATGACTGAAGTCTGTAAAACTAGTGGGGCAGTAGGTCGTTGGGAAGACGGGGAGACTGGCGGTTGTTGAACGGTAAACGTAACTTTGCCGGcacagtttaaaataaaacacccCGATGATtaaaaggaggaaaaggaaagaaacgGTTGACAGAGCGATGATCAAATAGAGCGTTAGGTTATAGCTGTCCTGTGATTCATCAACAAACTCAAAAAGTTCATTTAAAACAGGCAGGCCATCCCCGATTACTATGCTGACTGTAGCAGTGGCGGAGAGAGATTCTGGCCCGTTGTCCGTTACCAAAACGACAACAGTCTGTTTCTGTTCCTCATCCTCCATGAATGGTCGCACTGTTCTGATTTCACCTGTGTGCAGACCCACCATAAACAGATTAGGTGTCGTTGCTCTGATTATTTTGTATGAAAGCCAGGCGTTGTGGCCAGAGTCTGCGTCCACAGCTACCACTTTAGTAACCAGGTACCCCTTGGGTGCTTCTATTGGCACCATATCTTCAGCGATGAACCTGTTGGACTGGACAGGATATAGGACTGCAGGTGTATTGTCATTTTGGTCCTTAATGAAAACGTGTATCGTGCAGGTAGCGGAGAGTGGGGGGTCGCCTCCATCTCGAGCGATCACCTTGATTTGGAAGTGAACTGACTGTTCATAATCGAAGAGGCGAGATGTGAATAGCTCCCCCGTGTCTGAGTTGATGGTGAGAAAAGAGAACACTTCTGAGTTTGTGTCCGTTGAGATTTGGAACAGCACTTTAGCATTAGGTCCATCGTCAGTGTCCTCCGCTTTCAGTTTCATGACAAACGTTCCAATTGGTTGGTTTTCCAAAATGTTGGCATTGTACTCGCTCTGCATAAAAGTCGGGGGGTTATCATTTATATCATTAACCACGATTGTTAGAACTTTTACACTGGAGAGTGAGGGGGAGCCTGCATCAGTGGCAGTGATTGTGATGTTGTACCCTGGCTGAAGCTCTCTGTCTAGTTTCCCGTCAGTCACTAACATGTAATAGTTTTTCACCTCTGAAACAAATTTAAATGGGACATTGTCTGGGATCGTACATGTGACTTGCCCACTGCTTCCAGTGTCTATGTCATAGATATTAATCAGAGCGACCATGGTACCTGGTTTAGAGTCTTCACCTATGTTGGCAGATGCTGACTTTATTTCTATCACAGGCTCATTGTCATTTACATCAATAACTTCAATTATAAGTTTACAGTGAGAGGCCTGACCACCGCCATCTTTAGCCTGAACATCTAACTCATGCGTACTAGCCTCCTCATAGTCAATAAGACCAACTACCCTTACTTCTCCAGTCAAGGGATTCATATCAATAACTCCTGCGACCTTGTCTGAAAGGTGACTGAAAGAGTACGTTATCTCCCCATAAACACCTTCATCCAAGTCCGTGGCGTTCAGTGTCAATATGACAGTCCCTACGGCAGAGTTTTCTGGCACAGACGCTTTGTAAACTCGTTGGCTAAAAACTGGGACATTGTCATTGGCATCCAAAACACGGACGTGTATAGAGGCGGTTCCTGATCTCACTGGATTACCCCCGTCAATTCCATTGATTTTCAGTAGATGTTCAGCCTTTGCCTCCCTGTCCAGGGGCTTTTTAAGAACAAGTTCCGGATAGGCATTGCCGTTTATTTGCGTGCTCATTTCCAGTGCAAAATGATCGTTCGGGCTCAGTTTATATTCACGTATTGAGTTGGTGCCCAGATCGGGGTCATGCGCGCTCTCCAATGGAAAGCGCCTCCCCAGAACTGTGGATTCGACTAAATCCAGATGTATGTCTCCAGCAGCAAAAACTGGGCTGTTGTCATTTATATCAGCAATGTCCAGAACTAAGCTGTGTGCTTGGAGGGGAGCCTCCAGTAAGAGCTGATACTGTAGGATGCAGACAGCTGCTTGCGCGCAGAGCTCCTCTCGGTCTATCCGCTGGCTGATCAAAAGATTGCCTGACGCAGTGTCCAGTTCACACAGCTGGCCGGTTCCTTCAGCAACAACCCGGGCGCGACGAGCGCCAAGCTCCGTCACTTTCAGCCCCAGATCCCGCGCAACATTCCCGATAACAGAGCCCCGCTGCATCTCCTCTGGAAGGACATAACGGACTTCTCCAAACGAAACACCAAAAAGGAgactaaagaataaaaaacgCAGCCATCGTTTGAAGTTTTGTGGTGGGTCCATTATTAAACATGCCTTCAGAAACAAATGTACCGCCGACATCATGTAAATCCTACACGTTTACATCCGAATATGGAGCTGGaaatgctgctgtaacacaacGAGTCCCTGCTTCTGAACTGAGTTAATCATGCTCTATTAAGAAAGCTGTCGGCTTGGATCCCTCTCTCTATTCCCACTTCACCActgctctctctccgtctctcttctctcgctctctctctcgctcactcgcACACACAGTCCTCCCTCTCCAATACACACCcacgcaagcacacacagcCCGCGGCTCCAGCCCAATATTTCAGTTCCACTGACACAGATAAGGTGAGACACGCCATCCACAGAATCCATGAGTCAGATATTATAAAAGAGCGTCACCAAAAGACTGAGAGGATAATTACAACGGTGGACAATACAGCAATGAGATACGTGTGCATTATATTTATCATCTTGCACCACATGCAACCAAGGCAAGACCAGAACAAATTAGGCTATGCTGACTTAATATTACAATACAAGCTTAATAACATTGATGCAGAATAGACACAGTAAAAGCAACACCTGAATAATTTAATGCCGTTCTTTACAGAAGTTTCCCATGAATGCTTTATGCTTAttgtttaattacatttttactaGTTTCATTTAACATTTCTCAGACAATGAATTAACTACAGTGCTCTACATCAACTGTAATATATGAATTTGCCTTGCATTGCGGAGAATATGGTCAAACTGCAACTGTGGATGTTTCACACTCTCCAGGCAAACCACACTGAGGAAGAGCAATGCATGCTGTATGGCTGTGAAAACCACCTCCCACCAGCAGAGGGCCTGCAACATTATACTTCATTCAAGTATGACGCTACTTCCTGTGTTGCTGAGAAAGATTCACAGTTGATCCAGCTCTAGAGAAATTACAGACTTTCCTCAGTGTCTGGTTTGAGAGTCACAGTCTTAAACAAATGGTCATATCTGCAATCTACAGGGTTGATTTTCTGCCTGCTTGATGTACTACAGggcactacacacacaaacaactaacacaacacaatgttttgttttcccaCAGGCCATTGCCTTACAGCAGTGTATATAATAGTCAAACACATATTGTGCAATAGCATGTTCATGATATCTCATTATTCACTTGACTGTATATTCTTCAATCAACACTGCACATGCACAAAGAAGCTCTGAATGAAGAGTAGCATATTAAATGTCCAATACTATGAAGCAGTGAATGCAAACTGAAAAGCTCCAGGTCAACGATGAATTGCAtctaacattacattacaatttttCTGGTGTGTGATAAATATACAAGATAGATATGAGAGCTTGAAAATGAAagttaaatatgaaaaatatcacattttctaaatgaactcaaattaaggACCAGAGAAAGTATTAGAAAAGGATGACTCAAATGTGGAAGGGctctgaaaatacattttaccaCATCTTGTGTCCAGTTCGGATTTTCTATTAAAGAGGAAGTAATTGTAATCTCTTTTTGTTGAGTAAGAtctttcagcaccatggactgAATACagtactctctctccctctgttatGAACTGAAGTTCCCACTTCTTGGTATATGTTTCATGACCTCTACACCAGAAACAACATCCTTATCACCAACCCTTCATTAAAGAATGCTACTGTTATCATTGAAAATCCAATAAAATGTTAAGTGACAAATAAAAAGTACTGGAATTATTGTGTAGCTGTAAAAACAATAATGCTACTGTTTGTATGGACAGTTATTAAACATCAAGCCAAAAAATTGTCtgccaaattatttattttaaagggcAAAACCCATGAATTACTCCAAATAGGGTAAAATTAAGAGAAGAGTCCGCAACTATAGTCTGGgtctattaaaaaacaaacaaataatacaCTAGTAAAACATTACCCACTCCAGAAAAGTGGGATACGGCAATGCCAAAAAAGCTAAATGGAAAATCTGTGTTTCAGCACcaaggacagaggaagagagcggCACAcgtcagattgtgtgtgtgtgtgagtgcgtgtgtgagtgagtgagagtgagagatggTTGGACACAGTGAGGGAGAATGCTGAGAACGTTTTACATTTAACACATCATGGACACATGATGTGAATCATGTTCCTACCTCAGGAGAACAATTTAAGTCTTCAAACGTATCAACAAAGTCAGAAGGACTTTTCCT encodes the following:
- the LOC128445525 gene encoding protocadherin gamma-A2 codes for the protein MMSAVHLFLKACLIMDPPQNFKRWLRFLFFSLLFGVSFGEVRYVLPEEMQRGSVIGNVARDLGLKVTELGARRARVVAEGTGQLCELDTASGNLLISQRIDREELCAQAAVCILQYQLLLEAPLQAHSLVLDIADINDNSPVFAAGDIHLDLVESTVLGRRFPLESAHDPDLGTNSIREYKLSPNDHFALEMSTQINGNAYPELVLKKPLDREAKAEHLLKINGIDGGNPVRSGTASIHVRVLDANDNVPVFSQRVYKASVPENSAVGTVILTLNATDLDEGVYGEITYSFSHLSDKVAGVIDMNPLTGEVRVVGLIDYEEASTHELDVQAKDGGGQASHCKLIIEVIDVNDNEPVIEIKSASANIGEDSKPGTMVALINIYDIDTGSSGQVTCTIPDNVPFKFVSEVKNYYMLVTDGKLDRELQPGYNITITATDAGSPSLSSVKVLTIVVNDINDNPPTFMQSEYNANILENQPIGTFVMKLKAEDTDDGPNAKVLFQISTDTNSEVFSFLTINSDTGELFTSRLFDYEQSVHFQIKVIARDGGDPPLSATCTIHVFIKDQNDNTPAVLYPVQSNRFIAEDMVPIEAPKGYLVTKVVAVDADSGHNAWLSYKIIRATTPNLFMVGLHTGEIRTVRPFMEDEEQKQTVVVLVTDNGPESLSATATVSIVIGDGLPVLNELFEFVDESQDSYNLTLYLIIALSTVSFLFLLLIIGVFYFKLCRQSYVYRSTTASLPVFPTTYCPTSFTDFSHCGTLLNDDRYDSFLTTGSWRGDFRFGANTDTDTLKKRSAAYQKNTLRRISADRATLKVRAGVPHPCYVVK